A stretch of Deinococcus cellulosilyticus NBRC 106333 = KACC 11606 DNA encodes these proteins:
- a CDS encoding tRNA(His) guanylyltransferase Thg1 family protein, with amino-acid sequence MKKNKKTDLDSNMRQKEYFHGLTLVPGMWVVVRLDGRSFSKFTQKNFQKPFDAAFKNSMVKTAEALMEDLHGFYGWTSSDEISILLPPTWAGYGRSLEKTLSLSASLAGSTFSLQVGEAVQFDSRIWLGASLEDVLDYFLWRQEDSARCALQGWAYWTLRQSGKSAQEVTRMLNGTDAAFKNEMLFTHGINFNSTPLWQRRGVALYRGQAKKQGFNPLTHEEVLVQRQVLMQEDQLPMKEDYRAFLLQRLSQAVSHPTSRNP; translated from the coding sequence ATGAAAAAAAACAAAAAAACCGATCTGGACAGCAACATGCGCCAGAAGGAGTACTTCCATGGGCTCACACTGGTCCCAGGCATGTGGGTGGTGGTCCGTCTGGATGGGCGTTCATTTTCAAAATTCACCCAGAAGAACTTCCAGAAGCCTTTTGATGCTGCCTTCAAAAACAGCATGGTGAAGACCGCAGAAGCCCTGATGGAGGACCTGCATGGTTTCTACGGCTGGACCTCAAGCGATGAGATCTCCATTCTGCTGCCTCCCACCTGGGCAGGATATGGGCGTTCACTGGAAAAAACCCTCTCGCTTTCTGCCAGTCTGGCAGGCAGCACCTTCAGCCTGCAGGTGGGAGAGGCGGTGCAATTTGACAGCCGCATCTGGCTGGGAGCCAGCCTGGAGGACGTGCTGGATTATTTTCTGTGGAGGCAGGAGGACAGTGCGCGCTGTGCCCTGCAGGGGTGGGCCTACTGGACCCTGCGCCAGTCTGGAAAATCGGCCCAGGAAGTCACCCGAATGCTGAACGGGACGGATGCAGCATTCAAAAACGAAATGCTTTTCACGCACGGGATCAATTTCAACAGCACACCGCTCTGGCAACGCAGAGGAGTGGCCCTCTACAGAGGACAGGCAAAGAAGCAGGGCTTCAATCCTCTGACCCATGAGGAAGTGCTGGTGCAAAGGCAGGTCCTGATGCAAGAAGACCAGCTTCCCATGAAAGAAGACTACCGTGCCTTCCTGCTCCAGCGTCTCTCACAGGCTGTTTCTCATCCAACTTCCAGAAACCCCTGA
- a CDS encoding ATP-binding protein, whose amino-acid sequence MEVVVLIGLQASGKTSFYQQRFAATHLHLSKDLWKHNRQFKQQKQLREALEKGQSVVIDNTNPTVQDRAGILQQARNAGASTTGYYFQSKLETCLERNRKRERVVPEVGVRATSSKLQLPSLQEGFDRLFYVQLQAGTFIVSPWEKP is encoded by the coding sequence ATGGAAGTTGTTGTGCTGATCGGATTACAGGCCTCTGGAAAGACATCCTTTTATCAGCAGCGCTTTGCTGCCACCCACCTGCACCTCAGCAAAGACCTCTGGAAGCACAACAGGCAATTCAAACAGCAAAAACAGCTCAGAGAAGCCCTGGAAAAAGGACAGTCGGTGGTCATCGACAACACAAATCCCACCGTGCAGGACAGAGCAGGCATCCTGCAACAGGCCAGAAATGCTGGTGCGAGCACCACCGGGTATTACTTTCAATCGAAGCTGGAAACCTGCCTGGAACGCAACAGAAAGCGTGAGCGTGTGGTTCCAGAGGTGGGCGTCAGGGCCACCAGCAGCAAATTGCAGCTGCCTTCTTTGCAGGAAGGGTTTGATCGTCTTTTTTACGTTCAACTGCAAGCGGGTACATTTATCGTCTCACCCTGGGAGAAACCATGA
- a CDS encoding MarR family winged helix-turn-helix transcriptional regulator, translated as MQSNDAVPEISDFTQRTTPSFRFLCAYWLVGQALVARVESTLQNEEKMDLRELIVLSYLAAGTSYPSEVAQHILLPKYEVSRTLDRLLKKGLIERQVDEKDARRMQFRVTHAGLEAQLRALELTEDATSPLLMQLQDTETFVNQMEMLSQLAQEDLK; from the coding sequence ATGCAATCAAATGATGCAGTTCCAGAAATTTCCGATTTCACCCAGCGCACCACCCCCAGTTTTCGCTTTCTCTGTGCATACTGGCTGGTGGGACAGGCACTGGTGGCACGGGTGGAATCCACACTGCAAAACGAGGAAAAAATGGACCTGCGAGAACTGATTGTGCTGTCCTATCTGGCGGCAGGCACCAGTTACCCCAGCGAGGTGGCCCAGCACATCCTGCTGCCCAAATACGAGGTGAGCCGTACCCTGGACCGCCTGCTCAAAAAAGGCCTGATTGAACGTCAGGTGGATGAAAAAGACGCCAGACGCATGCAGTTCAGGGTGACCCATGCCGGGCTTGAAGCCCAGCTCAGGGCCCTTGAGCTCACCGAAGATGCCACCTCACCGCTCCTGATGCAACTTCAGGACACCGAAACATTCGTGAACCAGATGGAGATGCTCTCCCAACTCGCGCAGGAGGACCTGAAATGA
- a CDS encoding cytochrome P450 produces the protein MTQTLRGGTQKTNREPIPTQRVSRDVKGNWHIYGFEEARQILRSDVTTQAGFLAESVRGMKGLTNQPVLFADGEEHHLYRTEVARFFSPTTVEKYRSMMEACIDRFLQEAVQKKKIDLSDISLRIAVRVAAQVVGLTESDPDQMAQRLGAFFQQDANRDAPKYVQIMRFLTNQVKLFHFYQRDVKPAIKARMIQPREDVISHVLGKGYSNMEVLTECITYGAAGMVTTREFIQIASWHLLEQPRLKDRYLVASEKERMAILGEILRVEPVVGQLFRRMQGDMELTSDNQTFQLKKGDLVALHVYGANEDPRTVGEDARQVCPHRDLPRGVQAPVMSFGDGHHRCPGAFLALQETDIFLMRFLRLPVKFKAPQMTWVELIQSYELRKFEMEIG, from the coding sequence ATGACCCAGACCCTGAGAGGCGGAACCCAGAAGACCAACCGTGAACCCATCCCCACCCAGCGGGTGTCCAGGGATGTGAAAGGCAACTGGCACATCTACGGCTTCGAAGAGGCCCGCCAGATCCTGCGCAGCGATGTCACCACCCAGGCAGGCTTTCTGGCCGAATCGGTGCGGGGCATGAAAGGCCTCACCAACCAGCCTGTGCTGTTTGCAGATGGGGAAGAACACCACCTCTACCGCACCGAAGTGGCCCGTTTCTTCTCACCCACCACGGTGGAAAAATACCGCAGCATGATGGAGGCGTGCATTGACCGTTTCCTGCAGGAAGCCGTTCAGAAAAAGAAAATTGACCTGAGTGACATCAGTCTGCGCATTGCTGTGCGGGTGGCCGCCCAGGTGGTGGGCCTCACCGAAAGTGACCCGGATCAGATGGCGCAGCGGCTCGGGGCCTTTTTTCAGCAGGATGCCAACCGGGACGCTCCAAAGTACGTGCAGATCATGCGCTTTCTGACCAATCAGGTCAAACTCTTCCACTTTTATCAAAGAGATGTCAAACCAGCCATCAAAGCCCGCATGATCCAGCCCAGAGAGGACGTGATCAGCCATGTGCTGGGCAAAGGGTACTCGAACATGGAGGTGCTGACCGAATGCATCACGTATGGGGCTGCAGGCATGGTCACCACCCGTGAATTCATCCAGATTGCCTCCTGGCACCTGCTCGAACAACCCCGCCTGAAAGACCGCTATCTGGTCGCCTCTGAAAAGGAACGCATGGCGATCCTCGGAGAGATCCTGCGGGTGGAGCCTGTGGTGGGACAGCTGTTTCGCAGAATGCAGGGAGACATGGAACTCACCAGCGACAACCAGACCTTCCAGCTGAAAAAAGGCGATCTGGTGGCCCTTCACGTCTATGGGGCCAACGAGGACCCGCGCACGGTTGGAGAAGACGCCCGACAGGTGTGCCCCCACCGGGACCTGCCCAGAGGGGTGCAGGCTCCGGTGATGAGCTTTGGAGATGGACACCACCGCTGCCCTGGAGCCTTCCTGGCTTTACAGGAAACGGACATTTTCCTGATGCGCTTTTTGCGCCTGCCTGTGAAGTTCAAGGCCCCCCAGATGACCTGGGTGGAACTCATCCAGAGTTACGAACTGCGAAAATTCGAGATGGAAATTGGCTGA
- a CDS encoding DUF4153 domain-containing protein, protein MNSHQSAIPRRITQNAILIALVMGLIVHHLMDTPGVGLNLPLSVLTLILGLRVMAQLNRIPARGPGQPLLWTALLFSLTFVWQDSTVLHLLNGFALLVCLSLALPTFREGRLARGGVFHYVVMWVGSALSVFVGALLLISETRWTREKTEPSTSSGRNAALLRGVVITVPVLLVFTLLLRSADAAFNSLLDGLFSWNLSAFLVQVPGILGTAYLALGSMHLSLLNTPLPEPAGDLRTMVRLGWTESSMLLSALTVLFVAFIGVQFAYFFGGQDQITALTGLTYAEYARKGFFEMIFTATLMLGLLLLVYRLQDSKVHLLLLYKGLNLTLILCVLVMLLSAWKRMMLYVSTYGQTEDRLLTLIFMVWVGLVLVWFMVMLFQKTYDRFTFGSIVLGLVLIAGMNFLQPTRIIVQTNLNRELPLSPEDWSHFRRLGADAAPLVLPRLQNAPNCRTVLESWQQDLAEKQDWRSWNVRRSQATEQMDAAGDVCAREPDPS, encoded by the coding sequence ATGAATTCACACCAATCGGCCATTCCCAGACGCATCACCCAGAATGCCATCCTGATTGCACTGGTGATGGGCCTGATCGTGCACCACCTGATGGACACCCCGGGGGTGGGCCTCAACCTGCCCCTCAGTGTGCTGACCCTGATTCTCGGACTGAGGGTGATGGCCCAACTCAACCGCATTCCAGCACGGGGGCCAGGACAGCCTCTGTTGTGGACAGCCCTGCTGTTCAGCCTCACTTTTGTCTGGCAGGACTCCACTGTGCTGCACCTCCTCAATGGGTTTGCGCTGCTGGTTTGCCTGAGTCTGGCCCTTCCAACCTTTCGCGAAGGCAGGCTTGCCCGTGGGGGTGTCTTTCATTACGTGGTGATGTGGGTGGGAAGTGCCCTCAGTGTGTTTGTGGGCGCACTGCTGCTGATCTCAGAAACCCGCTGGACCCGCGAGAAGACAGAGCCTTCCACCTCCTCTGGACGCAATGCAGCCCTGCTGAGGGGTGTGGTGATCACCGTTCCGGTGCTGCTGGTCTTCACCCTGCTGCTCAGAAGTGCAGATGCCGCGTTCAACAGCCTGCTGGATGGGCTTTTCAGCTGGAACCTCAGTGCGTTTCTGGTGCAGGTGCCAGGAATTCTGGGAACCGCATACCTCGCCCTGGGAAGCATGCACCTCTCCCTGCTGAACACCCCCCTTCCCGAGCCTGCTGGAGACCTGCGCACCATGGTCCGTCTGGGCTGGACCGAGAGCAGCATGCTGCTGTCTGCCCTGACCGTGCTGTTTGTGGCCTTCATCGGGGTGCAGTTCGCTTATTTCTTTGGAGGGCAGGACCAGATCACTGCCCTGACCGGACTGACCTACGCCGAATATGCCCGCAAAGGTTTCTTTGAAATGATCTTCACAGCCACCCTGATGCTGGGCCTGCTCTTGCTGGTTTACCGCCTGCAGGACAGCAAAGTTCATCTTCTGCTGCTGTACAAGGGACTGAACCTGACCCTGATCCTCTGTGTGCTGGTGATGCTGCTCAGTGCCTGGAAACGCATGATGCTCTACGTCTCGACCTACGGGCAGACCGAAGACCGCCTGCTCACCCTGATCTTCATGGTGTGGGTGGGTCTGGTGCTGGTGTGGTTCATGGTGATGCTGTTCCAGAAAACCTACGACCGTTTCACTTTTGGCTCCATCGTGCTGGGTCTGGTGCTGATTGCGGGCATGAATTTTCTGCAACCCACCCGCATCATCGTGCAGACCAACCTGAACCGCGAGCTGCCACTGAGCCCGGAGGACTGGAGCCACTTCAGAAGGCTGGGAGCAGATGCAGCCCCACTGGTTCTTCCCCGGTTGCAGAACGCGCCCAACTGCAGAACGGTGCTGGAAAGCTGGCAACAAGACCTGGCAGAGAAGCAGGACTGGCGCAGCTGGAATGTCAGGCGCAGTCAGGCCACAGAGCAGATGGATGCGGCAGGAGATGTGTGTGCCAGAGAGCCTGACCCTTCCTGA
- the solA gene encoding N-methyl-L-tryptophan oxidase yields MTQILIIGAGLNGLSCAYAAWKQGHQVTVIEQFSLGHTLGSSHGESRIIRYSYDSPEYVRLAKRAYALWQELEDHLGMQVLHLGGGIDIAPAEHPLLKKHMAALDAEQIPHELLSAAAAMERFPQFHIPENEAVLYQKDAGILKPDDLLPALAGFLREQGVSIQENTPVLEIDHGKVVTERWTYTPDQVLVCAGAWMNALLPSPLPLQATQEQVSYHAAPDSRFHFPAMPVVIDLVRGPYGFPQLGKPGVKFGLHHQGPEVTPQTRTFEPNPALLQKMGHWLETFMPEVSPEPSEVVTCLYTSTPDENFVIDRVTPKTTVVSACSGHGFKFGPATGELALQRAFQESNAFPEFFLADFQQE; encoded by the coding sequence ATGACCCAGATCCTCATCATCGGAGCAGGTTTGAACGGACTGTCCTGTGCTTACGCCGCCTGGAAACAGGGCCATCAGGTCACTGTCATTGAACAGTTTTCACTGGGCCACACGCTGGGCAGCAGTCATGGAGAATCCCGCATCATCCGGTATTCTTATGATTCCCCGGAATATGTCAGGCTGGCAAAACGGGCATATGCCCTGTGGCAGGAACTGGAAGACCATCTGGGCATGCAGGTGTTGCATCTGGGAGGTGGGATCGACATCGCGCCAGCAGAACATCCCCTCCTGAAAAAACACATGGCTGCACTGGATGCAGAGCAGATCCCTCATGAACTTCTCTCTGCTGCAGCAGCGATGGAACGCTTTCCCCAGTTCCACATTCCAGAAAATGAAGCTGTGCTTTACCAGAAAGACGCAGGCATCCTGAAACCCGATGACCTGCTGCCTGCTCTGGCCGGATTTCTGCGCGAGCAGGGGGTCAGCATTCAGGAAAACACCCCTGTGCTGGAGATCGATCATGGAAAAGTGGTCACCGAGCGCTGGACGTACACCCCCGATCAGGTGCTGGTCTGTGCAGGGGCCTGGATGAATGCACTCCTGCCCTCTCCTCTGCCCCTGCAGGCCACCCAGGAACAGGTGTCCTACCATGCAGCTCCAGACAGCAGATTCCATTTCCCAGCGATGCCTGTGGTGATTGATCTGGTGCGTGGTCCTTATGGTTTTCCACAACTGGGCAAACCCGGTGTGAAATTTGGTCTGCACCACCAGGGACCTGAAGTGACTCCTCAGACCCGCACTTTTGAGCCCAATCCTGCCCTGCTGCAAAAAATGGGCCACTGGCTGGAAACTTTCATGCCTGAAGTTTCTCCTGAACCCTCTGAAGTGGTCACCTGCCTGTACACCAGCACCCCGGACGAAAACTTTGTGATTGATCGGGTGACGCCGAAAACCACAGTGGTTTCTGCCTGCTCTGGACACGGGTTCAAATTTGGTCCTGCCACCGGAGAGCTTGCCCTGCAAAGGGCCTTTCAGGAAAGTAACGCTTTTCCAGAGTTTTTTCTGGCAGATTTCCAGCAGGAATAA
- a CDS encoding ArsR/SmtB family transcription factor, with protein sequence MDEVLLKLKALADPTRLKIIELLRSICDKEDCEKDPEDPTCYGISISQSLGLTQPTVSHHMKVLVEAGLVTSTREGNTVYFSLNGEGFKPLTQFLEQYQNVPSCES encoded by the coding sequence ATGGACGAGGTGCTGCTCAAACTCAAGGCCCTCGCAGACCCCACACGCCTCAAGATCATTGAACTGCTGCGGTCCATCTGCGACAAAGAAGATTGCGAAAAGGACCCCGAAGACCCCACCTGCTACGGCATCAGCATCAGCCAGTCGCTCGGGCTCACCCAGCCCACCGTCAGCCACCACATGAAAGTCCTGGTGGAAGCCGGACTGGTCACCTCGACCCGCGAAGGCAACACCGTCTATTTCTCCCTGAACGGTGAAGGCTTCAAGCCCCTCACCCAGTTTCTGGAGCAGTACCAGAACGTTCCCAGCTGCGAAAGCTGA
- a CDS encoding cupin domain-containing protein: MKTDNLFTNVHLNPAEGFHVRPFSGENTTLLHIQLEAGKIAPRHNHIHEQLTLVVSGELEYELEGEVQVLTAGQVVFVPSNAFHSAKALTDTVVIEAFSPARTDLQEKLAALEGK; encoded by the coding sequence ATGAAAACCGACAACCTTTTCACCAATGTTCACCTGAATCCTGCCGAAGGCTTCCACGTGCGCCCCTTCAGCGGAGAGAACACCACCCTGCTGCACATCCAGCTCGAAGCTGGCAAAATTGCCCCCAGACACAACCACATCCACGAACAGCTGACCCTGGTGGTCTCTGGCGAGCTTGAATACGAACTTGAAGGTGAAGTTCAGGTCCTGACCGCTGGACAGGTGGTCTTTGTCCCCTCCAACGCCTTCCACAGTGCAAAAGCCCTGACCGACACCGTGGTGATCGAGGCCTTCTCACCTGCCCGCACGGATTTGCAGGAGAAGCTGGCTGCACTGGAAGGGAAGTAG
- the dnaE gene encoding DNA polymerase III subunit alpha, which produces MSHDPCIDPNCSSCTPRKFAHLHQHTQYSLLDGAAKLKDLLKWVKEVTPNDPACAITDHGNMHGAVHFFNYAQQMGVKPIIGYEAYVVPGMGTRRDKKPGQSGEKGIFHLTLLARDFEGYQNLCRLTSRGYTEGYYYKPRIDHELLMEHHKGIIAFSGCLGAEVPQLIMQDRLEQAKERLLWYQNLFKENYFIEVQDHGIPEQVRVNEILRTWAKELGIGMVATNDGHYVKREDAKPHDALLAIQTKATLADENRFKFPCEEFYVKSLDEMQQALPVDVWGEEPFDNTAEIARMCNVELPVGKKRVYQMPALPIPEGRTMSEELRVQTYRGMMKRYPEHLTEPLIREYICQSWERAQQPEVLKAYYQSLYEPRLDGEKFTEAKFEAIDFAGHTSKLKKRLPNFHPQTAEFETLYAAMAFMGSLWEDLGKAVGEKYTKYPALEEMEQRCKDGECMEGFTKAQYDHALVLLRRAEYELSVINNMGFPDYFLIVADYINWAKDHDISVGPGRGSGAGSLVAYAIRITNLDPLEFELLFERFLNPDRISMPDFDIDFNDQRREEVIAYVREKYGDDKVAQIATFGTMASKACLKDVSRVMGVAYADVDKVSKLIPVKFGKSYSLEQARESVPDIQEMLKANKELAAAYEFAQKLEGLTRHASVHAAGVVIGRDNLTDLVPLMRDNSGEGIVCQYDMKACEDIGLIKMDFLGLRTLSFLDEARKILKDSKHLNINFDEIPFDDEATFDLMGRGECKGIFQFEGGGIADATRRMKPKRLADLVAMSALYRPGPMENIPTYIRRHHGQEPVTYPDFPTSEKWLEPILRETYGIPVYQEQIMQIASTVAGYSLGGADLLRRAMGKKDANEMKNQRILFVNGSKNNGVPEDEANKLFDLLEKFANYGFNKSHSAAYGVISYQTAWLKANHPVEFMAALLTVERRDSDKVAEYVNDARKMGVVVLPPDINHSGADFKVVKGQIYFGLYAIKGLGENAVEFILAERANHGPYKSLPDFCKRVSSKTANRKALENLIKAGAFDMFGDRKALLESLEEALSFGQASQQDNGMDSLFGAATTMPEPKLKQVEPFTELEKLAAEKEALGLYISGHPLEQYEGLREAASCTILNYENYFQQNRPNNGRLKVVLAGMLEAIVKKPTKSGGMMAKFNLADESGVIELVAFSKAYDRVQHKLIPDSPALVIVDLEDSEGSIRAIAEEIVTIDSLVDVPKVAWLNLDLDQTDNDALRELASFMDEYAGNLPVRMKVSGNGMFASLEVSGMKLSSEGIRALSSTFKWVEASVAYDNSTILSKFAPKPRWQGNNGGGFQSHQA; this is translated from the coding sequence ATGTCGCATGACCCCTGCATTGATCCGAACTGTTCCAGCTGTACACCCCGCAAGTTTGCCCACCTGCACCAGCACACCCAGTATTCTTTGCTGGATGGTGCGGCCAAACTGAAGGACCTGCTGAAATGGGTCAAGGAGGTCACCCCCAATGATCCAGCCTGTGCCATCACCGACCACGGCAACATGCACGGGGCCGTACATTTCTTCAATTATGCCCAGCAGATGGGGGTCAAACCCATCATCGGGTATGAGGCCTATGTGGTTCCAGGAATGGGCACCCGCAGAGACAAGAAGCCCGGCCAGAGCGGAGAGAAGGGCATTTTTCACCTGACGTTGCTGGCCCGGGATTTCGAGGGGTACCAGAACCTGTGCCGTCTGACTTCCAGGGGTTACACCGAAGGCTATTACTACAAGCCTCGGATTGACCATGAACTCTTGATGGAGCACCACAAGGGCATCATTGCCTTCTCCGGGTGCCTGGGGGCAGAAGTGCCTCAACTGATCATGCAGGACCGTCTGGAACAGGCCAAAGAGCGCCTGTTGTGGTACCAGAACCTTTTCAAAGAGAATTACTTCATTGAGGTGCAGGACCACGGGATTCCCGAGCAGGTGCGGGTGAATGAGATCCTGAGAACCTGGGCAAAAGAGCTTGGCATTGGGATGGTTGCGACCAACGATGGGCACTACGTGAAGCGCGAGGACGCCAAACCCCACGATGCCCTGCTGGCCATTCAGACCAAAGCCACCCTGGCAGACGAGAACCGCTTCAAGTTCCCCTGCGAGGAGTTCTACGTCAAGAGCCTCGATGAAATGCAGCAGGCCCTCCCTGTGGATGTTTGGGGTGAGGAGCCCTTTGACAACACCGCCGAAATTGCCCGCATGTGCAATGTGGAGTTGCCTGTAGGTAAAAAGCGCGTATACCAGATGCCTGCCCTCCCCATCCCTGAAGGCCGCACCATGTCCGAGGAACTCCGGGTGCAGACCTACCGGGGCATGATGAAACGCTACCCCGAGCATCTGACCGAGCCCCTGATCCGGGAGTACATCTGCCAGTCCTGGGAGAGGGCACAGCAGCCTGAAGTTCTGAAAGCCTACTACCAGTCCCTCTATGAACCCAGATTGGATGGAGAGAAATTCACTGAAGCGAAGTTTGAAGCCATTGATTTTGCAGGTCACACCAGCAAACTGAAAAAACGCCTCCCGAACTTCCATCCCCAGACTGCTGAGTTTGAGACGTTGTACGCAGCAATGGCTTTCATGGGCTCCCTCTGGGAGGACCTGGGCAAAGCTGTGGGCGAAAAATACACCAAATACCCTGCCCTTGAAGAGATGGAACAGCGCTGCAAAGACGGCGAGTGCATGGAGGGGTTCACCAAAGCGCAGTATGACCATGCCCTGGTGCTCCTCAGGCGTGCGGAATACGAACTGTCCGTGATCAACAACATGGGCTTCCCGGATTACTTCCTGATCGTGGCCGACTACATCAACTGGGCCAAGGACCATGACATTTCCGTGGGACCCGGACGTGGATCGGGAGCAGGATCTCTCGTTGCCTACGCCATCCGCATCACCAACCTTGATCCTCTGGAGTTTGAACTGCTCTTCGAGCGCTTCCTGAACCCGGACCGCATCTCCATGCCTGACTTTGACATCGACTTCAACGATCAGAGGCGTGAAGAGGTGATTGCGTACGTCCGTGAAAAGTACGGGGATGACAAGGTCGCCCAGATCGCCACCTTCGGAACCATGGCCTCCAAGGCGTGTCTGAAAGACGTGTCCCGTGTGATGGGCGTGGCCTACGCAGATGTGGACAAGGTCTCCAAGCTGATTCCCGTGAAATTCGGCAAGAGCTACTCGCTGGAACAGGCCCGTGAGAGTGTGCCAGACATTCAGGAGATGCTGAAAGCCAACAAGGAACTGGCCGCAGCTTATGAGTTCGCCCAGAAACTTGAAGGCCTGACCCGTCACGCCTCGGTGCACGCCGCAGGGGTGGTGATCGGCAGAGACAACCTCACCGATCTGGTGCCCCTGATGCGGGACAACTCCGGAGAGGGCATCGTCTGCCAGTACGACATGAAAGCCTGCGAGGACATCGGCCTGATCAAGATGGACTTCCTGGGACTGCGCACCCTTTCGTTCCTGGACGAAGCCAGAAAGATCCTCAAGGACTCAAAGCACCTCAACATCAACTTCGATGAGATCCCTTTTGATGATGAGGCCACCTTTGACCTGATGGGACGCGGAGAGTGCAAAGGGATCTTCCAGTTTGAAGGGGGCGGCATTGCCGACGCCACCAGACGCATGAAACCCAAGCGTCTCGCCGATCTGGTCGCCATGTCCGCCCTGTACCGTCCGGGACCCATGGAGAACATCCCGACCTACATCCGACGCCACCACGGTCAGGAGCCCGTGACCTACCCGGATTTCCCCACTTCTGAAAAATGGCTGGAGCCGATCCTGCGCGAAACCTACGGCATTCCCGTTTATCAGGAACAGATCATGCAGATTGCTTCCACAGTGGCCGGATACTCACTGGGTGGAGCAGATTTGCTGCGACGGGCGATGGGCAAAAAAGATGCCAATGAAATGAAAAACCAGCGCATTTTGTTTGTAAATGGATCTAAAAATAATGGGGTTCCGGAAGATGAAGCAAATAAGCTCTTTGATTTGCTGGAAAAGTTCGCCAATTACGGATTCAATAAAAGTCACAGTGCCGCATATGGCGTAATATCATATCAAACAGCGTGGTTAAAAGCAAACCACCCTGTTGAATTCATGGCTGCCTTGTTGACTGTGGAACGCCGTGATTCAGACAAAGTGGCCGAATACGTGAATGATGCCCGCAAGATGGGTGTGGTGGTGCTTCCTCCAGACATCAACCACTCTGGCGCAGACTTCAAAGTGGTTAAGGGCCAGATCTACTTCGGTCTGTATGCCATCAAGGGCCTCGGTGAGAACGCAGTGGAGTTCATTCTGGCCGAGCGTGCCAACCACGGACCCTACAAATCCCTGCCCGATTTCTGCAAGCGGGTGTCTTCCAAAACCGCGAACCGCAAAGCACTGGAAAACCTGATCAAGGCCGGAGCGTTCGACATGTTTGGGGACCGCAAGGCCCTGCTGGAATCCCTGGAAGAGGCCCTGAGCTTCGGTCAGGCGAGCCAGCAGGACAACGGGATGGATTCGCTGTTCGGGGCAGCAACCACCATGCCCGAGCCCAAACTGAAGCAGGTGGAACCCTTCACCGAACTGGAAAAACTGGCTGCAGAGAAAGAAGCCCTGGGCCTCTACATCTCCGGTCACCCTCTGGAGCAGTATGAAGGTCTCAGAGAAGCCGCAAGCTGCACCATCCTGAACTACGAAAACTACTTCCAGCAAAACCGCCCGAACAATGGCCGCCTGAAAGTGGTGCTCGCAGGCATGCTGGAAGCCATCGTCAAGAAACCCACCAAATCCGGAGGCATGATGGCCAAATTCAACCTCGCCGATGAATCCGGAGTGATTGAACTGGTGGCCTTCAGCAAAGCCTACGATCGGGTTCAGCACAAACTGATCCCCGACTCCCCTGCACTGGTGATCGTCGATCTGGAAGACTCCGAGGGCTCCATCCGGGCCATTGCCGAGGAGATCGTCACCATCGACAGTCTGGTGGATGTGCCCAAGGTGGCCTGGCTGAACCTGGACCTCGACCAGACCGACAACGACGCCCTGCGTGAACTGGCAAGCTTCATGGACGAGTACGCTGGCAACCTCCCGGTGCGCATGAAAGTTTCCGGGAATGGCATGTTCGCCAGTCTGGAAGTCTCCGGAATGAAGCTCTCCAGTGAGGGCATCCGGGCGCTGAGCAGCACCTTCAAATGGGTGGAGGCCTCGGTGGCCTACGACAACTCGACCATCCTCAGCAAGTTTGCCCCCAAACCCAGATGGCAGGGCAACAATGGGGGCGGGTTCCAGAGCCATCAGGCCTGA